The region AAGGACTCTCAAGCATCCTAGAGTTGGCAATACTTCATGCAATTCCAAATCCAATAACACTCCTCCATTAATTGTTAGAAGGGTATGCAATGATTCAGCTTTAGATAAACCAACAACTTTCTCACTGTATGTCATACAAGACAAATGACGAGTTTTGGTTGCAAGATTATCCAAGGAATTATCATCATCCAATCTAAAACAGAATTCACCTGCTACAAATGAAGCTAAATCATGTACAAGGTCATGCATAAGAAAAGTTGTTGTACCCTTACTTGATTTATGTTGACTTGTCTCTTGAAAGAATGATCTTGATATGAGATCTTCAAAGTACTGCTCTCCAACCTCCTCCATTGATTTCCCTTTCTTGTTTTGCAAAAGACCTTCTGCCATCCACAACAAGATGAGTTGTTTCTTCTCAAATTCAGAATCTTTGGGAAATATTGAGCAATAGGCGAAACATTGCTTGATGTTTGAAGGTAAGTAGTAACTCAGCCATAGAGCTGGAAGAATCTCATCATTGTGTGTCTCATACAACTCCCATACATCACATTTGAGTACATTTTTCCATTTCATTTGATCTCTTTCAAAGTGTAAGATGTTAGAATTAATATGAAAGTAgacatatgaacaattctatatacatgtaggcggaattaatatatgaatgaacatatgcaaaaaagaatcgaatattgtatacctccagccattgctattgataacctcgatctagctttagatctacaaaagaaaagaacagaaattagaacgagtacacgggcttccaagctctcactaactcttttagatggagttactgaaagtcagaatgagtagcgagcttggggaccggtactctatatttatagagtgagacctaccatcagagtctctgccacagattgagatatttcctcaatcagttgggatatgaaaaatcgggtaacaacaaatcaggtaacaaacaatgttgaccattaattagaatattttgtcaataaattaaatattgactttaatatattaaatcaattagttgattttatataccaaataaataatattctaacattctcccacttggtcagcatttaaattaatgtattacttaagcccgacgatcatccctgttagataataaacacatgaatcatggcgataggtcctctttttatgacgagtattatcttccatgtattacaatatatttattacataacaatgtaatttatgtggctatgtacttaaacgaataaaccttatgtttattcaggtcctatgaaagtaaaattttctcaaataaaattaagatgcgcataaatatgagaaaatatcaaaaatgagagtttcattgataataacttcagtttgtacaataaatttacataagggaaccaagtcccatgttcactacatgatccttgaatttatgaggtggcaagcctttcgtcataggatcagcaatcatcaattcagtgctaatgtgttgaatgaccactttattttctttaacacgttctctcacggctaagtacttgatgtcgatgtgcttgcttcgactaccactcttgttgttcttagccatgaatacagcagctgaattgtcgcaaaacattctcaatggcctagatatagaatctacaactctaaggcctgaaatgaaactctttagccatacaccatgcgatgtagcctcaaaacacgaaacgaactcggcttccatagtagaagtagcagtcaaggtctgtttgttactcctccatgatatagctccaccggcaaacataaacacgtaaccagaagttgatttacgtgaatcagtacaaccagcaaagtctgaatctgagtagccaactacttctaggttgtcggttcgtctgaacatgagtttgtaatccttagtaccctgaagatacctcataactttctttgcagctttccagtggtctaatcccgggttactctgaaatcttcctagcattccgacagcaaaggcaatgtcgggtcgtgtgcacacctgagcatacatcaagcttccaacagcagaagcatatgggatgttcttcatttcttccttttcaaaatcattctttggacactggctcaaatttaatttatcacccttaacgataggagcaacacttggtgaacaatctttcatccgaaatctctctaaaactttgttaatgtaggtttcttgagatagacctaagatacatttgaatctatctcgatggatcttaatgccaatgacataagacgcatcacccatatccttcatctcaaagttctttgagagaaattgcttcacctcatgtagcatgcccttatcattggttgcaagaagaatatcatccacatataaaacaagaaaacaaatcttactcccactgatcttctggtatatacattgatccatgacattctcttcaaatccaaaagaagagatgacatcatggaattttaaataccattggcgggacgcttgttttaaaccatagatggacttcttaagcttgcacaccaaatgctcaccatcactagaggagaatccttctggttgtttcatgtatacctcctcctctaggtcaccatttaggaaggcagttttcacatccatctgatgtagctctaaatcgaaatgagcaactaatgccaggataactctgagggaatctttcttagataccggagaaaaggtctccgtgtagtcagttccttctttttgagtgaatcccttagcaacgagtctcgctttgtgtctctcaatgttgcctaatgagtctttctttgttttgaagacccatttacacccaatagccctcgccccattaggcaactcaacaagatcccagactccgttgcttttcatagaattcatttcttcattcatggcattgtaccacagtttcgattctttgctattcatagcttgtgaaaacatttctggatcattttcgcctccaatattgtagtcagattcttgcaaatacacaatgtagtcactaggtatcgccgattttattgtcctagtggatcttcttaaggctacaccagcaggctcttgaggagcgggtggttcagcttgttgttcaacaattataggcaactcttgaacaacttgatccatttgaacttcatcattgacttgtggatcttcaacaattggctgtggtggttcaacatccatttggactgcaggggtgttatcgaccacaatcaatcttgctcttgaggtggagggttctaaaggatctttctcagaacctaagtccttggattgatcactcccactaatcaaggcattttcaagaaattttgcattccttgattccacaatcctagtgctatgagatggacaataaaacttgtaacctttagacctttcagcgtaaccaataaagtatccacttatggtccttgggtccagtttcttttcttgtggattgtataccctaacttcagatgggcatccccaaatgcgtacatgttgcaaactcggtttccaacctttccataattcaaaaggagttttggagactgccttggttggaactcgattta is a window of Humulus lupulus chromosome 4, drHumLupu1.1, whole genome shotgun sequence DNA encoding:
- the LOC133831831 gene encoding putative disease resistance RPP13-like protein 1, which gives rise to MKWKNVLKCDVWELYETHNDEILPALWLSYYLPSNIKQCFAYCSIFPKDSEFEKKQLILLWMAEGLLQNKKGKSMEEVGEQYFEDLISRSFFQETSQHKSSKGTTTFLMHDLVHDLASFVAGEFCFRLDDDNSLDNLATKTRHLSCMTYSEKVVGLSKAESLHTLLTINGGVLLDLELHEVLPTLGCLRVLSVFRSFKLSDSIVSDNERKPGFASIKELGELHHLQGKLLISRLHNTDNVEDVLKANLKDKEGASQ